The nucleotide sequence GCGCACATCGCACCCGGCAAGCCCTGGCAGAACGGCACCGATGAGAGTTTCAACGGACGCCTTCGCGACGAGTGCCTCAGTATGGAATGGTTTCGCTCCAGGGCGGAGGCCAAGGCTGTCATCGAAGCCTGGCGGCAGCACTACAACCAGGTCCGGCCACACTCCAGCCTCGGCTACCTCACGCCTCTGGAATTTCGACGGAAGTGCGAAGCAGTGGTACCCAACCCATCCCAG is from Myxococcaceae bacterium JPH2 and encodes:
- a CDS encoding transposase, which produces AHIAPGKPWQNGTDESFNGRLRDECLSMEWFRSRAEAKAVIEAWRQHYNQVRPHSSLGYLTPLEFRRKCEAVVPNPSQTEPLS